The proteins below are encoded in one region of Diorhabda carinulata isolate Delta chromosome 3, icDioCari1.1, whole genome shotgun sequence:
- the LOC130892048 gene encoding BLOC-2 complex member HPS5 homolog isoform X4, producing MLVWLLRSLKIAKNGRVNNNNITFFLICVKMEKYLLVEYLSTIKTAISETFKNTQRIKITCFDVSNQYIILGTSSGGIYVFKRSPCEFLKLIPSKEGTTVQIKISANEKNLALASSRGYVIIVENVFVDFNLRPLLYTEHEGNTITVMTWHGNDLYCGDNTGKISVSTISSTLTKAIFQTSSATLMHLDSTIIQIDIYKNYLLVSTKTCTYLCDTEKEQYKQIGKKLRDGNFGGCFSQRDASDYSSKCERTRSTFKTLGEEGNFSGAINNSDGKVYCARPGGRLWVANFEGTVLATYQFKQSFCENPSDLITIENTKEARLNVTKCDNNNVSKDFNFGKVYLLCANIIFTYDNQGIYFFDMETTSLICWSHVYDNIKDIQIVKRNIYVWRNNLQINIVSLQSLEELLTSAISSHQYLLCSDLCITFNNEVLTLIEKSNRINVLCLLPRKLKELGAKDLLEKTQNVLDKISEYYNDDENEMVLVENQYSPENKVQNSKVDKNLEKSEILYKQYVLNKSYKLAELTESSKILNSLKLNELPPLFESFVKYVQENYDEDPSLWCKEQMIKLSFRNSNNLNDLLPSTLDFLSASFLELNNYEVDCCNCKFPLPKAHKRKVEHYKLACKLYDYTENKKEYLNNIPSLYKHKASETKFNLSLIVQFSDLCLFKDCASKITFEKWDEIIKLFIRLNKGMCLNCDEKIDLEGILTWSDIGKHMVEIIGPKTAVKLLMRYSRFIPSGQLDMQFYQSCIFSTISDQQGPAVKFIGDMRIKETSHMCLKRLTEKTYSVKFC from the exons aacttttaaaaatactcAACGTATTAAA ataacttgttttgatgtttcaaaTCAGTATATCATTTTGGGAACTAGTAGTGGCGGAATCTATGTGTTCAAAAGGTCTCCATGTGAATTTCTTAAGTTAATTCCAAGCAAA GAAGGAACAAccgttcaaataaaaatatctgcaaatgaaaaaaatttagctCTAGCATCTTCTAGGGGATATGTGATAATTgtagaaaatgtttttgttgatttcaaTTTAAGACCTCTTTTGTATACAGAACACGAAGGCAATACTATAACTGTGATGACATGGCATGGAAATGATTTATACTGTGGTGATAATACTGGAAAAATTTCAGTATCTACAATAAGTTCAACATTA accAAAGCTATTTTTCAAACTTCCTCTGCAACTTTAATGCATCTTGATTCAACCATAATTCAAAtagatatttacaaaaactatTTACTTGTTTCAACTAAAACTTGTACTTATCTTTGTGATACAGAAAAAGAGCAATACAAgcaaataggaaaaaaattgagggATGGAAATTTTGGTGGATGTTTTTCACAAAGAGATGCTTCGGATTATTCTTCAAAATGTGAAAGAACTAGAAGTACATTTAAAACTTTGGGAGAGGAAGGAAACTTCAGTGGTGCTATAAATAACAGTGATGGAAAAGTTTATTGTGCTAGGCCTGGAGGTAGATTGTGGGTAGCAAACTTTGAAGGAACAGTTTTGGCGACCTATCAGTTTAAACAGTCTTTCTGTGAAAATCCATCTGATTTAATTACCatagaaaatacaaaagaaGCTAGACTCAATGTAACTAAATGTGACAATAATAATGTCTCTAAGGATTTTAATTTTGGTAAAGTTTATCTTTTATGTGCAAACATAATTTTTACTTATGATAATCAAGGTatctatttttttgatatgGAAACAACTAGCCTCATATGTTGGTCTCATGTTTATGACAATATTAAAGATATACAAATTGTGAAACGAAACATCTATGTTTGGAGAAACAATCTACAAATCAACATTGTTTCATTACAGTCTTTAGAAGAGTTGTTAACAAGTGCTATAAGTAGCCAccaatatttattatgttcGGATTTATGCATAACttttaataatgaagttttgactttaatagaaaaatcaaatagAATTAATGTATTATGTCTTCTACCACGGAAATTAAAAGAATTAGGTGCCAAAGATCTTttagaaaaaactcaaaatgtaTTAGACAAAATTAGCGAGTATtataatgatgatgaaaatgaGATGGTTTTAGTAGAAAATCAGTATTCACCTGAAAATAAAGTGCAAAATTCAAAAGtcgataaaaatttggaaaaatcggaaattttatataaacaatatgtACTTAACAAATCTTACAAGTTAGCAGAATTAACAGAAAGTAGTAAAATTCTAAACAGTTTAAAATTGAATGAACTACCTCCATTATTTGAGTCTTTTGTTAAATACGTCCAAGAAAATTATGATGAAGATCCTTCCTTGTGGTGCAAAGAACAGATGATAAAACTTTCTTTTAGAAATTCTAACAACCTTAATGATTTATTACCGAGTACTCTAGATTTTTTGAGTGCTTCGTTTCTAGAATTAAACAATTATGAAGTAGACTGTTGTAATTGTAAATTTCCATTACCCAAAGCTCATAAAAGGAAAGTAGAACATTACAAACTGGCTTGCAAATTGTACGATTACACAGAGAACAAAAAAGAATACTTAAACAACATTCCATCTTTATACAAGCACAAGGCTAGTGAGACAAAATTTAACCTTTCATTAATAGTCCAGTTTAGCGATTTGTGTTTATTTAAAGATTGTGCCAGTAAAATCACCTTCGAAAAATGGgacgaaattataaaattgtttatacgATTAAATAAAGGCATGTGTTTAAATTGTGATGAGAAGATCGATTTGGAAGGCATATTAACTTGGAGCGATATAGGAAAGCATATGGTTGAAATCATAGGGCCAAAAACCGCTGTTAAATTATTAATGAGGTATTCTAGGTTTATTCCAAGTGGCCAGTTGGACATGCAATTTTATCAGAGTTGTATTTTTTCCACTATAAGTGATCAACAAGGTCCAGCTGTCAAGTTTATTGGTGACATGAGAATTAAGGAAACCTCACACATG TGTTTGAAAAGGTTAACTGAGAAAACTTATTCCgttaaattttgttga
- the LOC130892048 gene encoding BLOC-2 complex member HPS5 homolog isoform X5 has protein sequence MLVWLLRSLKIAKNGRVNNNNITFFLICVKMEKYLLVEYLSTIKTAISETFKNTQRIKITCFDVSNQYIILGTSSGGIYVFKRSPCEFLKLIPSKEGTTVQIKISANEKNLALASSRGYVIIVENVFVDFNLRPLLYTEHEGNTITVMTWHGNDLYCGDNTGKISVSTISSTLTKAIFQTSSATLMHLDSTIIQIDIYKNYLLVSTKTCTYLCDTEKEQYKQIGKKLRDGNFGGCFSQRDASDYSSKCERTRSTFKTLGEEGNFSGAINNSDGKVYCARPGGRLWVANFEGTVLATYQFKQSFCENPSDLITIENTKEARLNVTKCDNNNVSKDFNFGKVYLLCANIIFTYDNQGIYFFDMETTSLICWSHVYDNIKDIQIVKRNIYVWRNNLQINIVSLQSLEELLTSAISSHQYLLCSDLCITFNNEVLTLIEKSNRINVLCLLPRKLKELGAKDLLEKTQNVLDKISEYYNDDENEMVLVENQYSPENKVQNSKVDKNLEKSEILYKQYVLNKSYKLAELTESSKILNSLKLNELPPLFESFVKYVQENYDEDPSLWCKEQMIKLSFRNSNNLNDLLPSTLDFLSASFLELNNYEVDCCNCKFPLPKAHKRKVEHYKLACKLYDYTENKKEYLNNIPSLYKHKASETKFNLSLIVQFSDLCLFKDCASKITFEKWDEIIKLFIRLNKGMCLNCDEKIDLEGILTWSDIGKHMVEIIGPKTAVKLLMRYSRFIPSGQLDMQFYQSCIFSTISDQQGPAVKFIGDMRIKETSHMYSQNFEPIL, from the exons aacttttaaaaatactcAACGTATTAAA ataacttgttttgatgtttcaaaTCAGTATATCATTTTGGGAACTAGTAGTGGCGGAATCTATGTGTTCAAAAGGTCTCCATGTGAATTTCTTAAGTTAATTCCAAGCAAA GAAGGAACAAccgttcaaataaaaatatctgcaaatgaaaaaaatttagctCTAGCATCTTCTAGGGGATATGTGATAATTgtagaaaatgtttttgttgatttcaaTTTAAGACCTCTTTTGTATACAGAACACGAAGGCAATACTATAACTGTGATGACATGGCATGGAAATGATTTATACTGTGGTGATAATACTGGAAAAATTTCAGTATCTACAATAAGTTCAACATTA accAAAGCTATTTTTCAAACTTCCTCTGCAACTTTAATGCATCTTGATTCAACCATAATTCAAAtagatatttacaaaaactatTTACTTGTTTCAACTAAAACTTGTACTTATCTTTGTGATACAGAAAAAGAGCAATACAAgcaaataggaaaaaaattgagggATGGAAATTTTGGTGGATGTTTTTCACAAAGAGATGCTTCGGATTATTCTTCAAAATGTGAAAGAACTAGAAGTACATTTAAAACTTTGGGAGAGGAAGGAAACTTCAGTGGTGCTATAAATAACAGTGATGGAAAAGTTTATTGTGCTAGGCCTGGAGGTAGATTGTGGGTAGCAAACTTTGAAGGAACAGTTTTGGCGACCTATCAGTTTAAACAGTCTTTCTGTGAAAATCCATCTGATTTAATTACCatagaaaatacaaaagaaGCTAGACTCAATGTAACTAAATGTGACAATAATAATGTCTCTAAGGATTTTAATTTTGGTAAAGTTTATCTTTTATGTGCAAACATAATTTTTACTTATGATAATCAAGGTatctatttttttgatatgGAAACAACTAGCCTCATATGTTGGTCTCATGTTTATGACAATATTAAAGATATACAAATTGTGAAACGAAACATCTATGTTTGGAGAAACAATCTACAAATCAACATTGTTTCATTACAGTCTTTAGAAGAGTTGTTAACAAGTGCTATAAGTAGCCAccaatatttattatgttcGGATTTATGCATAACttttaataatgaagttttgactttaatagaaaaatcaaatagAATTAATGTATTATGTCTTCTACCACGGAAATTAAAAGAATTAGGTGCCAAAGATCTTttagaaaaaactcaaaatgtaTTAGACAAAATTAGCGAGTATtataatgatgatgaaaatgaGATGGTTTTAGTAGAAAATCAGTATTCACCTGAAAATAAAGTGCAAAATTCAAAAGtcgataaaaatttggaaaaatcggaaattttatataaacaatatgtACTTAACAAATCTTACAAGTTAGCAGAATTAACAGAAAGTAGTAAAATTCTAAACAGTTTAAAATTGAATGAACTACCTCCATTATTTGAGTCTTTTGTTAAATACGTCCAAGAAAATTATGATGAAGATCCTTCCTTGTGGTGCAAAGAACAGATGATAAAACTTTCTTTTAGAAATTCTAACAACCTTAATGATTTATTACCGAGTACTCTAGATTTTTTGAGTGCTTCGTTTCTAGAATTAAACAATTATGAAGTAGACTGTTGTAATTGTAAATTTCCATTACCCAAAGCTCATAAAAGGAAAGTAGAACATTACAAACTGGCTTGCAAATTGTACGATTACACAGAGAACAAAAAAGAATACTTAAACAACATTCCATCTTTATACAAGCACAAGGCTAGTGAGACAAAATTTAACCTTTCATTAATAGTCCAGTTTAGCGATTTGTGTTTATTTAAAGATTGTGCCAGTAAAATCACCTTCGAAAAATGGgacgaaattataaaattgtttatacgATTAAATAAAGGCATGTGTTTAAATTGTGATGAGAAGATCGATTTGGAAGGCATATTAACTTGGAGCGATATAGGAAAGCATATGGTTGAAATCATAGGGCCAAAAACCGCTGTTAAATTATTAATGAGGTATTCTAGGTTTATTCCAAGTGGCCAGTTGGACATGCAATTTTATCAGAGTTGTATTTTTTCCACTATAAGTGATCAACAAGGTCCAGCTGTCAAGTTTATTGGTGACATGAGAATTAAGGAAACCTCACACATG TACTCACAGAATTTTGAGCCTATATTGTAG
- the LOC130892048 gene encoding BLOC-2 complex member HPS5 homolog isoform X3 — MLVWLLRSLKIAKNGRVNNNNITFFLICVKMEKYLLVEYLSTIKTAISETFKNTQRIKITCFDVSNQYIILGTSSGGIYVFKRSPCEFLKLIPSKEGTTVQIKISANEKNLALASSRGYVIIVENVFVDFNLRPLLYTEHEGNTITVMTWHGNDLYCGDNTGKISVSTISSTLTKAIFQTSSATLMHLDSTIIQIDIYKNYLLVSTKTCTYLCDTEKEQYKQIGKKLRDGNFGGCFSQRDASDYSSKCERTRSTFKTLGEEGNFSGAINNSDGKVYCARPGGRLWVANFEGTVLATYQFKQSFCENPSDLITIENTKEARLNVTKCDNNNVSKDFNFGKVYLLCANIIFTYDNQGIYFFDMETTSLICWSHVYDNIKDIQIVKRNIYVWRNNLQINIVSLQSLEELLTSAISSHQYLLCSDLCITFNNEVLTLIEKSNRINVLCLLPRKLKELGAKDLLEKTQNVLDKISEYYNDDENEMVLVENQYSPENKVQNSKVDKNLEKSEILYKQYVLNKSYKLAELTESSKILNSLKLNELPPLFESFVKYVQENYDEDPSLWCKEQMIKLSFRNSNNLNDLLPSTLDFLSASFLELNNYEVDCCNCKFPLPKAHKRKVEHYKLACKLYDYTENKKEYLNNIPSLYKHKASETKFNLSLIVQFSDLCLFKDCASKITFEKWDEIIKLFIRLNKGMCLNCDEKIDLEGILTWSDIGKHMVEIIGPKTAVKLLMRYSRFIPSGQLDMQFYQSCIFSTISDQQGPAVKFIGDMRIKETSHMSLRFLHRLIQAKINRSHQQLYSNI, encoded by the exons aacttttaaaaatactcAACGTATTAAA ataacttgttttgatgtttcaaaTCAGTATATCATTTTGGGAACTAGTAGTGGCGGAATCTATGTGTTCAAAAGGTCTCCATGTGAATTTCTTAAGTTAATTCCAAGCAAA GAAGGAACAAccgttcaaataaaaatatctgcaaatgaaaaaaatttagctCTAGCATCTTCTAGGGGATATGTGATAATTgtagaaaatgtttttgttgatttcaaTTTAAGACCTCTTTTGTATACAGAACACGAAGGCAATACTATAACTGTGATGACATGGCATGGAAATGATTTATACTGTGGTGATAATACTGGAAAAATTTCAGTATCTACAATAAGTTCAACATTA accAAAGCTATTTTTCAAACTTCCTCTGCAACTTTAATGCATCTTGATTCAACCATAATTCAAAtagatatttacaaaaactatTTACTTGTTTCAACTAAAACTTGTACTTATCTTTGTGATACAGAAAAAGAGCAATACAAgcaaataggaaaaaaattgagggATGGAAATTTTGGTGGATGTTTTTCACAAAGAGATGCTTCGGATTATTCTTCAAAATGTGAAAGAACTAGAAGTACATTTAAAACTTTGGGAGAGGAAGGAAACTTCAGTGGTGCTATAAATAACAGTGATGGAAAAGTTTATTGTGCTAGGCCTGGAGGTAGATTGTGGGTAGCAAACTTTGAAGGAACAGTTTTGGCGACCTATCAGTTTAAACAGTCTTTCTGTGAAAATCCATCTGATTTAATTACCatagaaaatacaaaagaaGCTAGACTCAATGTAACTAAATGTGACAATAATAATGTCTCTAAGGATTTTAATTTTGGTAAAGTTTATCTTTTATGTGCAAACATAATTTTTACTTATGATAATCAAGGTatctatttttttgatatgGAAACAACTAGCCTCATATGTTGGTCTCATGTTTATGACAATATTAAAGATATACAAATTGTGAAACGAAACATCTATGTTTGGAGAAACAATCTACAAATCAACATTGTTTCATTACAGTCTTTAGAAGAGTTGTTAACAAGTGCTATAAGTAGCCAccaatatttattatgttcGGATTTATGCATAACttttaataatgaagttttgactttaatagaaaaatcaaatagAATTAATGTATTATGTCTTCTACCACGGAAATTAAAAGAATTAGGTGCCAAAGATCTTttagaaaaaactcaaaatgtaTTAGACAAAATTAGCGAGTATtataatgatgatgaaaatgaGATGGTTTTAGTAGAAAATCAGTATTCACCTGAAAATAAAGTGCAAAATTCAAAAGtcgataaaaatttggaaaaatcggaaattttatataaacaatatgtACTTAACAAATCTTACAAGTTAGCAGAATTAACAGAAAGTAGTAAAATTCTAAACAGTTTAAAATTGAATGAACTACCTCCATTATTTGAGTCTTTTGTTAAATACGTCCAAGAAAATTATGATGAAGATCCTTCCTTGTGGTGCAAAGAACAGATGATAAAACTTTCTTTTAGAAATTCTAACAACCTTAATGATTTATTACCGAGTACTCTAGATTTTTTGAGTGCTTCGTTTCTAGAATTAAACAATTATGAAGTAGACTGTTGTAATTGTAAATTTCCATTACCCAAAGCTCATAAAAGGAAAGTAGAACATTACAAACTGGCTTGCAAATTGTACGATTACACAGAGAACAAAAAAGAATACTTAAACAACATTCCATCTTTATACAAGCACAAGGCTAGTGAGACAAAATTTAACCTTTCATTAATAGTCCAGTTTAGCGATTTGTGTTTATTTAAAGATTGTGCCAGTAAAATCACCTTCGAAAAATGGgacgaaattataaaattgtttatacgATTAAATAAAGGCATGTGTTTAAATTGTGATGAGAAGATCGATTTGGAAGGCATATTAACTTGGAGCGATATAGGAAAGCATATGGTTGAAATCATAGGGCCAAAAACCGCTGTTAAATTATTAATGAGGTATTCTAGGTTTATTCCAAGTGGCCAGTTGGACATGCAATTTTATCAGAGTTGTATTTTTTCCACTATAAGTGATCAACAAGGTCCAGCTGTCAAGTTTATTGGTGACATGAGAATTAAGGAAACCTCACACATG
- the LOC130892048 gene encoding BLOC-2 complex member HPS5 homolog isoform X2: protein MLVWLLRSLKIAKNGRVNNNNITFFLICVKMEKYLLVEYLSTIKTAISETFKNTQRIKITCFDVSNQYIILGTSSGGIYVFKRSPCEFLKLIPSKEGTTVQIKISANEKNLALASSRGYVIIVENVFVDFNLRPLLYTEHEGNTITVMTWHGNDLYCGDNTGKISVSTISSTLTKAIFQTSSATLMHLDSTIIQIDIYKNYLLVSTKTCTYLCDTEKEQYKQIGKKLRDGNFGGCFSQRDASDYSSKCERTRSTFKTLGEEGNFSGAINNSDGKVYCARPGGRLWVANFEGTVLATYQFKQSFCENPSDLITIENTKEARLNVTKCDNNNVSKDFNFGKVYLLCANIIFTYDNQGIYFFDMETTSLICWSHVYDNIKDIQIVKRNIYVWRNNLQINIVSLQSLEELLTSAISSHQYLLCSDLCITFNNEVLTLIEKSNRINVLCLLPRKLKELGAKDLLEKTQNVLDKISEYYNDDENEMVLVENQYSPENKVQNSKVDKNLEKSEILYKQYVLNKSYKLAELTESSKILNSLKLNELPPLFESFVKYVQENYDEDPSLWCKEQMIKLSFRNSNNLNDLLPSTLDFLSASFLELNNYEVDCCNCKFPLPKAHKRKVEHYKLACKLYDYTENKKEYLNNIPSLYKHKASETKFNLSLIVQFSDLCLFKDCASKITFEKWDEIIKLFIRLNKGMCLNCDEKIDLEGILTWSDIGKHMVEIIGPKTAVKLLMRYSRFIPSGQLDMQFYQSCIFSTISDQQGPAVKFIGDMRIKETSHMCSENGRQVILGPARATNSRLFFLRSVTLVCKM, encoded by the exons aacttttaaaaatactcAACGTATTAAA ataacttgttttgatgtttcaaaTCAGTATATCATTTTGGGAACTAGTAGTGGCGGAATCTATGTGTTCAAAAGGTCTCCATGTGAATTTCTTAAGTTAATTCCAAGCAAA GAAGGAACAAccgttcaaataaaaatatctgcaaatgaaaaaaatttagctCTAGCATCTTCTAGGGGATATGTGATAATTgtagaaaatgtttttgttgatttcaaTTTAAGACCTCTTTTGTATACAGAACACGAAGGCAATACTATAACTGTGATGACATGGCATGGAAATGATTTATACTGTGGTGATAATACTGGAAAAATTTCAGTATCTACAATAAGTTCAACATTA accAAAGCTATTTTTCAAACTTCCTCTGCAACTTTAATGCATCTTGATTCAACCATAATTCAAAtagatatttacaaaaactatTTACTTGTTTCAACTAAAACTTGTACTTATCTTTGTGATACAGAAAAAGAGCAATACAAgcaaataggaaaaaaattgagggATGGAAATTTTGGTGGATGTTTTTCACAAAGAGATGCTTCGGATTATTCTTCAAAATGTGAAAGAACTAGAAGTACATTTAAAACTTTGGGAGAGGAAGGAAACTTCAGTGGTGCTATAAATAACAGTGATGGAAAAGTTTATTGTGCTAGGCCTGGAGGTAGATTGTGGGTAGCAAACTTTGAAGGAACAGTTTTGGCGACCTATCAGTTTAAACAGTCTTTCTGTGAAAATCCATCTGATTTAATTACCatagaaaatacaaaagaaGCTAGACTCAATGTAACTAAATGTGACAATAATAATGTCTCTAAGGATTTTAATTTTGGTAAAGTTTATCTTTTATGTGCAAACATAATTTTTACTTATGATAATCAAGGTatctatttttttgatatgGAAACAACTAGCCTCATATGTTGGTCTCATGTTTATGACAATATTAAAGATATACAAATTGTGAAACGAAACATCTATGTTTGGAGAAACAATCTACAAATCAACATTGTTTCATTACAGTCTTTAGAAGAGTTGTTAACAAGTGCTATAAGTAGCCAccaatatttattatgttcGGATTTATGCATAACttttaataatgaagttttgactttaatagaaaaatcaaatagAATTAATGTATTATGTCTTCTACCACGGAAATTAAAAGAATTAGGTGCCAAAGATCTTttagaaaaaactcaaaatgtaTTAGACAAAATTAGCGAGTATtataatgatgatgaaaatgaGATGGTTTTAGTAGAAAATCAGTATTCACCTGAAAATAAAGTGCAAAATTCAAAAGtcgataaaaatttggaaaaatcggaaattttatataaacaatatgtACTTAACAAATCTTACAAGTTAGCAGAATTAACAGAAAGTAGTAAAATTCTAAACAGTTTAAAATTGAATGAACTACCTCCATTATTTGAGTCTTTTGTTAAATACGTCCAAGAAAATTATGATGAAGATCCTTCCTTGTGGTGCAAAGAACAGATGATAAAACTTTCTTTTAGAAATTCTAACAACCTTAATGATTTATTACCGAGTACTCTAGATTTTTTGAGTGCTTCGTTTCTAGAATTAAACAATTATGAAGTAGACTGTTGTAATTGTAAATTTCCATTACCCAAAGCTCATAAAAGGAAAGTAGAACATTACAAACTGGCTTGCAAATTGTACGATTACACAGAGAACAAAAAAGAATACTTAAACAACATTCCATCTTTATACAAGCACAAGGCTAGTGAGACAAAATTTAACCTTTCATTAATAGTCCAGTTTAGCGATTTGTGTTTATTTAAAGATTGTGCCAGTAAAATCACCTTCGAAAAATGGgacgaaattataaaattgtttatacgATTAAATAAAGGCATGTGTTTAAATTGTGATGAGAAGATCGATTTGGAAGGCATATTAACTTGGAGCGATATAGGAAAGCATATGGTTGAAATCATAGGGCCAAAAACCGCTGTTAAATTATTAATGAGGTATTCTAGGTTTATTCCAAGTGGCCAGTTGGACATGCAATTTTATCAGAGTTGTATTTTTTCCACTATAAGTGATCAACAAGGTCCAGCTGTCAAGTTTATTGGTGACATGAGAATTAAGGAAACCTCACACATG